The proteins below are encoded in one region of Pseudomonas putida S13.1.2:
- a CDS encoding HlyD family efflux transporter periplasmic adaptor subunit, whose protein sequence is MATPADTPTPSAAPEPSRKRKAWLLGLLLLLILAGACTWAWYSLVGRWHESTDDAYVNGNVVEITPLVTGTVTSIGADDGDLVHAGQVLLQFDPADSEVALQSAEAKLARSVRQVRGLYSNVDSLKAQLETRQAELRKAQQDFNRRKVLADSGAIAAEELSHARDDLSVALAAVNSARQQLSTSSALVDDTVVSSHPEVMAAAADLRQAYLDHARTTLVAPVTGYVAKRTVQLGQRLQPGTATMAVIPLDQVWIDANFKETQLREMRIGQPVQISADLYGSEVKYSGTVDSLGAGTGSAFALLPAQNATGNWIKIVQRVPVRIHLSPDQLKDHPLRIGLSTVVEVDLHDQSGPALAQQPPQQASYTTQVYDRQLVEADNLIARLIHENSAPGKTAQR, encoded by the coding sequence ATGGCCACTCCCGCAGATACCCCGACTCCCTCCGCCGCGCCCGAGCCGTCGCGCAAGCGCAAGGCCTGGCTGCTTGGCCTGCTGCTGTTGCTGATACTTGCCGGTGCATGCACCTGGGCCTGGTACAGCCTGGTCGGCCGCTGGCACGAAAGCACCGACGATGCCTACGTCAACGGCAACGTGGTGGAGATCACTCCGCTGGTCACCGGCACCGTCACCAGCATCGGTGCCGATGACGGCGACCTGGTTCATGCCGGCCAGGTATTGCTGCAATTCGACCCGGCCGACAGCGAGGTGGCCCTGCAGTCTGCCGAAGCCAAGCTGGCACGCAGCGTGCGGCAGGTGCGTGGGCTGTACAGCAATGTCGACTCGCTCAAGGCCCAGCTGGAAACCCGCCAGGCGGAACTGCGCAAAGCCCAGCAGGACTTCAACCGGCGCAAGGTGCTGGCCGATAGCGGTGCCATTGCTGCGGAAGAACTGTCCCACGCCCGCGATGACCTCAGTGTGGCGCTGGCCGCTGTAAACAGTGCACGTCAGCAGCTCAGCACCAGCAGCGCGCTGGTCGACGACACCGTGGTTTCCTCGCACCCCGAGGTAATGGCCGCCGCTGCCGACCTGCGCCAGGCCTACCTCGACCACGCCCGCACCACACTGGTGGCACCGGTTACCGGTTACGTTGCCAAGCGCACCGTGCAGCTGGGCCAGCGCCTGCAGCCGGGCACCGCGACCATGGCGGTGATCCCGCTGGACCAGGTATGGATCGACGCCAACTTCAAGGAAACCCAACTGCGTGAGATGCGCATCGGCCAGCCGGTGCAGATCAGCGCCGACCTGTACGGCAGCGAGGTCAAGTACAGCGGCACGGTCGACAGCCTTGGCGCCGGTACGGGCAGTGCCTTCGCCCTGCTGCCGGCACAGAACGCCACCGGCAACTGGATCAAGATCGTCCAGCGCGTTCCCGTGCGTATTCACCTGAGCCCCGATCAGCTCAAGGACCACCCACTGCGTATCGGCCTGTCCACCGTGGTGGAAGTCGACCTGCATGACCAGAGCGGCCCGGCCCTGGCCCAGCAGCCCCCGCAGCAGGCCAGCTACACCACCCAGGTGTATGACCGTCAGCTGGTCGAAGCCGACAACCTGATCGCCCGGTTGATCCACGAAAACAGCGCACCCGGCAAGACGGCCCAGCGATGA